The following proteins are encoded in a genomic region of Oncorhynchus kisutch isolate 150728-3 linkage group LG6, Okis_V2, whole genome shotgun sequence:
- the cbln17 gene encoding complement C1q-like protein 2 — protein MHIFPMRAFLTPLVLLICHLGVAKDIPSEDEYSHLQTALHFDIKSELRDLRDIVVLHRAELSRTMTELRDTKTQVEVLKTENSVMGSRLMSSEGQLEALKTENAAILSRVTSTESEVAKLQRENAERPKVAFSTSLGKTGHQGPFNTATTVIYKNIFTNTGEHYNQATGIFTAPVRGVYHFSFTMGDFLQSTVMGLTLFKNEQQIIHSGEVGDHQQFRYASNAVILQLEVGDVVFMQLPANYRIYDDSNHRNTFIGILLFPV, from the exons ATGCATATTTTCCCAATGAGAGCTTTTCTAACTCCACTGGTGTTGCTGATCTGTCATTTGGGAGTAGCTAAGGACATTCCAAGTGAAGATGAATACTCTCACTTACAGACAGCCCTTCACTTTGACATCAAGTCTGAGCTGAGAGATCTGAGAGACATTGTGGTGCTGCATAGAGCAGAGCTGAGCCGCACCATGACTGAACTACGAGACACTAAGACTCAGGTGGAGGTGCTGAAAACAGAGAACTCAG TAATGGGGTCCAGGCTGATGAGTTCTGAAGGACAACTTGAGGCATTGAAGACAGAGAATGCAG CCATACTAAGCAGGGTAACATCCACTGAGAGCGAGGTTGCAAAACTGCAGAGGGAGAATGCAG AGAGACCCAAGGTGGCATTTTCAACCTCTTTAGGAAAAACTGGACACCAAGGACCATTCAACACTGCCACCACCGTAATCTACAAGAACATCTTCACAAACACCGGTGAACACTATAACCAAGCTACAG GTATCTTCACAGCACCTGTGAGAGGGGTCTACCACTTCAGCTTCACAATGGGTGATTTTCTCCAGTCAACAGTTATGGGCCTAACCCTGTTCAAGAATGAACAGCAAATAATTCATTCAGGGGAAGTAGGTGACCATCAGCAGTTTAGGTATGCATCCAATGCAGTCATACTACAGCTGGAAGTGGGAGATGTCGTTTTTATGCAACTCCCTGCAAACTACAGGATATATGATGATTCAAATCACCGTAACACTTTTATTGGCATTCTACTCTTCCCTGTTTGA